In Sebastes fasciatus isolate fSebFas1 chromosome 15, fSebFas1.pri, whole genome shotgun sequence, a genomic segment contains:
- the slc39a9 gene encoding zinc transporter ZIP9: MDDFSSISLLSLAMLVGCYVAGTIPLAVNFSEERLKLITVLGAGLLCGTALAVIIPEGVHALYEEILEGAHHSHGQVGVVEASEGKGEAEAVLSASGKHEHTHEELHACIGVSLVLGFVFMLLVDQIGSSHVHSTEGLDPEAARVASSKITTTLGLVVHAAADGVALGAAASTSQTSVQLIVFVAIMLHKAPAAFGLVSFLMHAGLERNRIRKHLLVFALAAPVLAMLTFLGLSQSSKEALSDFNATGVAMLFSAGTFLYVATVHVLPEVGGGHSHAPAGGNGGKGLSKVEVGALVLGCLIPLVLSIGHHH, from the exons ATGGACGATTTCAGCTCGATCAGCCTGCTGTCTCTGGCGATGTTAGTGGGATGTTATGTGGCTGGGACGATACCTTTAGCTGTCAACTTCTCAGAG GAAAGACTGAAGCTGATCACTGTGCTGGGAGCAGGGCTGCTGTGTGGGACTGCACTGGCTGTTATCATTCCTGAGGGGGTCCACGCACTTTATGAAGAAATCCTTGAAG GTGCACACCACAGCCATGGCCAGGTTGGAGTCGTGGAAGCGTCCGAGGGGAAGGGCGAAGCAGAAGCGGTCCTGAGCGCCAGTGGAAAACATGAACACACTCACGAGGAGCTTCACGCCTGCATCGGAGTGTCTCTGGTTCTGGGCTTCGTCTTTATGCTACTGGTGGACCAGATAGGCAGCTCTCACGTACACAGCACTGAAG GTTTGGATCCAGAGGCAGCAAGGGTCGCCTCCTCAAAAATCACTACCACCCTGGGTCTTGTGGTCCACGCTGCAG CTGATGGGGTGGCACTGGGAGCTGCTGCCTCCACCTCTCAGACCAGCGTCCAGCTCATCGTCTTTGTGGCCATCATGCTGCATAAG GCCCCAGCAGCGTTCGGCCTGGTGTCGTTCCTGATGCATGCTGGTCTGGAGAGGAACCGCATCCGCAAACATCTCCTGGTCTTTGCCCTGGCGGCGCCCGTCCTCGCCATGCTCACCTTTTTAGGCCTCAGCCag AGCAGCAAGGAGGCCCTGTCAGACTTCAACGCCACCGGCGTCGCCATGCTCTTCTCCGCCGGCACCTTCCTCTACGTGGCCACCGTCCACGTCCTCCCTGAGGTCGGGGGCGGCCACAGTCACGCTCCTGCAGGAGGGAACGGAGGGAAAGGACTGAGCAAGGTGGAGGTGGGAGCTCTGGTGCTGGGCTGCCTCATTCCTCTGGTGCTGTCCATCGGCCACCACCATTAG
- the rbm25a gene encoding RNA-binding protein 25 isoform X1 has protein sequence MSYPPPLNRQQLGIPQLPPRIPPPQFAGFGPTVPPGTPMIPVHMGVVTPTNTVLLPTAVAVAHKPMLPKKEPTIRVKDTDDSGGPTTTVFVGNISEKASDMLVRQLLAKCGIVLSWKRVQGASGKLQAFGFCEYKEPESTLRALRLLHELLLGDKKLLVKVDAKTKAQLDEWKAKKRSANGGASGGSKNGDDDDEEVLDEETLRRDQVVKGAIEVLIREYASELNAPSQDPDSQPRNKKRKEKKEEEDINAMEMEDDKRDLISREISKFRDTHKKLEEEKGKKEKERLEIERERRERDKERERERERRDREKEKERERERDKERERDRDRDRERERDRERERTKERERERERERSRDVSEDRSRSRERTRDDKKRDREEDEEDVYERRRLERRLRDKEAAYQERLKNWEIRERKKSRDYSKETEREDERRRETMKEAKRLKEFLEDYDDDRDDPKYYRGSALQKRLRDREKETELDERDRKREKEELEEIRQRLLAEGHPDPDAELQRMEEEAERRRQPPLKLEPEEEVHHEKAPKDREREREKRGSGRPAEPMPRAPPQHSDDDEDDVEEGEEDDYHDGEDSQEAKPQLKPIMRPITTAPSVSSASGNATPNTPGNESPCGIIIPGENSPEVQPPEEHRPKIGLSLKLGATNSPSQLSVVKRKKLATVESVFNKFDDEEADEQPRKRKLVPLDYGDDDKSLGLDGAEIPGAKGSINTEEKRKHIKSLIEKIPTARPELFSYPLDWTMVDSTLMDRRIKPWINKKIIEYIGEEEATLVDFVCSKVMAHSTPQGILDDVAMVLDEEAEVFIVKMWRLLIYETEAKKIGLVK, from the exons ATGtcgtaccctcctcctctgaacCGCCAGCAGCTTGGCATCCCGCAGTTACCTCCCAGGATCCCACCTCCTCAGTTTGCGGGATTTGGCCCCACTGTCCCGCCAG GTACTCCCATGATCCCGGTTCATATGGGTGTCGTGACCCCCACCAACACA GTTCTTCTCCCGACCGCAGTTGCTGTAGCACATAAGCCGATGCTTCCAAAGAAGGAGCCGACCATCAGAGTCAAGGACACAGACGACAGCGGTGGCCCCACCACCACGGTATTTGTAGGGAACATCTCCGAAAAGGCATCCGACATGTTGGTCAGACAGCTTTTAGCG AAATGTGGTATTGTTCTAAGTTGGAAAAGGGTTCAAGGTGCCTCTGGGAAACTTCAAG CATTTGGGTTCTGTGAGTACAAGGAGCCTGAATCCACACTGCGAGCCCTCAGACTTCTGCACGAGTTGCTCTTGGGTGACAAGAAGCTGTTGGTGAAGGTAGATGCCAAAACCAAGGCCCAGCTAGATGAGTGGAAGGCCAAGAAGAGGAGTGCCAATGGG GGAGCCAGTGGTGGGTCAAAGAACGGAGACGACGATGATGAGGAGGTTCTTGATGAAGAAACCCTGCGTCGGGACCAGGTTGTGAAGGGGGCAATAGAAGTCCTCATCCGAGAGTATGCAAGTGAGCTCAATGCTCCCTCGCAGGACCCTGACAGTCAACCTCGCAACAAGAAGcggaaagagaagaaagaggag GAGGATATCAATGCCATGGAGATGGAGGATGACAAGAGAGACTTGATTTCCAGAGAGATCAGTAAATTCCGGGACACACACAAG AAACTTgaggaggaaaaaggaaagaaagaaaaggagcgACTGGAGATCGAgagggaaaggagagagagggacaaagaGCGGGAGCGCGAGAGGGAGCGCCGCGACCgcgagaaagagaaggaaagggagagagagagggacaaggAACGGGAAAGAGACCGAGATCGCGACCGCGAGCGTGAGAGAGATCGCGAACGGGAGAGGACGaaggagcgagagagggagcgggagagggagaggagtcGAGACGTCAGTGAAGATCGCAGCAGATCGAG AGAGAGGACTAGAGACGATAAAAAACGAGACCGTGAAGAAGATGAGGAAGACGTGTACGAACGGAGGAGACTCGAGAGGAGGCTTAGAGACAAGGAGGCGGCTTACCAAGAA cgCCTCAAAAACTGGGAGATCCGGGAGAGGAAGAAGTCTCGTGACTACAGCAAAGAAACGGAGCGGGAGGACGAGAGGCGTCGTGAAACG ATGAAAGAAGCCAAAAGGCTGAAAGAATTCCTTGAAGATTATGACGACGACAGAGACGACCCAAAATACTACAG GGGCAGCGCTTTGCAGAAGCGACTTCGTGACCGAGAAAAGGAGACAGAATTGGACGAGCGAGAccggaagagagagaaagaggagctggaggaaatCAGACAGAGGCTTCTGGCTGAAGGTCACCCTGACCCTGATGCTGAGCTGCAGAGG atggaggaggaggcagagcgcAGACGGCAGCCTCCTCTGAAGCTTGAACCCGAGGAGGAAGTGCACCACGAGAAGGCTCCCAAGGATCGGGAGCGTGAGCGGGAGAAGAGAGGGTCGGGAAGGCCCGCGGAGCCGATGCCTCGAGCCCCCCCGCAGCATTcggatgatgatgaagatgatgtagaggaaggggaggaggacgACTACCACGATGGTGAGGACTCACAAGAGGCCAAGCCGCAACTCAAACCCATCATGCGGCCAATCACAACTGCTCCCTCGGTGTCGTCTGCCAGTGGGAACGCGACTCCAAACACACCCGGCAACGAATCTCCCTGCGGCATCATCATTCCCGGCGAAAACTCACCTGAGGTCCAACCTCCAGAGGAGCATCGGCCCAAGATTGGTCTCAGTCTCAAACTGG GTGCCACCAACAGTCCCAGCCAGCTCAGCGTCGTAAAGCGAAAGAAGCTGGCGACCGTGGAAAGTGTTTTCAACAAGTTTGATGACGAGGAGGCCGATGAGCAGCCTCGCAAAAGGAAACTGGTTCCCCTGGACTACGGTGATGACGACAAGAGTCTGGGGCTGGATGGGGCGGAAATTCCAGGGGCCAAAGGCAGCattaacacagaggagaaacgcAAGCACATAAAGAGCCTTATTGAGAAGATCCCCACGGCCAGGCCGGAGCTCTTCTCCTACCCTCTGGACTGGACCATGGTCGACTCG ACTCTTATGGATCGCCGCATTAAACCGTGGATCAATAAGAAGATTATTGAATACATCGGCGAGGAGGAAGCCACGCTGGTTGATTTTGTCTGTTCAAAG GTGATGGCACACAGCACCCCTCAGGGTATTCTTGATGATGTTGCTATG GTTCTTGATGAAGAAGCAGAAGTCTTCATAGTAAAAATGTGGAGGCTGTTGATATATGAAACAGAAGCAAAGAAGATCGGACTGGTGAAATGA
- the rbm25a gene encoding RNA-binding protein 25 isoform X2: MSYPPPLNRQQLGIPQLPPRIPPPQFAGFGPTVPPGTPMIPVHMGVVTPTNTVLLPTAVAVAHKPMLPKKEPTIRVKDTDDSGGPTTTVFVGNISEKASDMLVRQLLAKCGIVLSWKRVQGASGKLQAFGFCEYKEPESTLRALRLLHELLLGDKKLLVKVDAKTKAQLDEWKAKKRSANGGASGGSKNGDDDDEEVLDEETLRRDQVVKGAIEVLIREYASELNAPSQDPDSQPRNKKRKEKKEEDINAMEMEDDKRDLISREISKFRDTHKKLEEEKGKKEKERLEIERERRERDKERERERERRDREKEKERERERDKERERDRDRDRERERDRERERTKERERERERERSRDVSEDRSRSRERTRDDKKRDREEDEEDVYERRRLERRLRDKEAAYQERLKNWEIRERKKSRDYSKETEREDERRRETMKEAKRLKEFLEDYDDDRDDPKYYRGSALQKRLRDREKETELDERDRKREKEELEEIRQRLLAEGHPDPDAELQRMEEEAERRRQPPLKLEPEEEVHHEKAPKDREREREKRGSGRPAEPMPRAPPQHSDDDEDDVEEGEEDDYHDGEDSQEAKPQLKPIMRPITTAPSVSSASGNATPNTPGNESPCGIIIPGENSPEVQPPEEHRPKIGLSLKLGATNSPSQLSVVKRKKLATVESVFNKFDDEEADEQPRKRKLVPLDYGDDDKSLGLDGAEIPGAKGSINTEEKRKHIKSLIEKIPTARPELFSYPLDWTMVDSTLMDRRIKPWINKKIIEYIGEEEATLVDFVCSKVMAHSTPQGILDDVAMVLDEEAEVFIVKMWRLLIYETEAKKIGLVK, from the exons ATGtcgtaccctcctcctctgaacCGCCAGCAGCTTGGCATCCCGCAGTTACCTCCCAGGATCCCACCTCCTCAGTTTGCGGGATTTGGCCCCACTGTCCCGCCAG GTACTCCCATGATCCCGGTTCATATGGGTGTCGTGACCCCCACCAACACA GTTCTTCTCCCGACCGCAGTTGCTGTAGCACATAAGCCGATGCTTCCAAAGAAGGAGCCGACCATCAGAGTCAAGGACACAGACGACAGCGGTGGCCCCACCACCACGGTATTTGTAGGGAACATCTCCGAAAAGGCATCCGACATGTTGGTCAGACAGCTTTTAGCG AAATGTGGTATTGTTCTAAGTTGGAAAAGGGTTCAAGGTGCCTCTGGGAAACTTCAAG CATTTGGGTTCTGTGAGTACAAGGAGCCTGAATCCACACTGCGAGCCCTCAGACTTCTGCACGAGTTGCTCTTGGGTGACAAGAAGCTGTTGGTGAAGGTAGATGCCAAAACCAAGGCCCAGCTAGATGAGTGGAAGGCCAAGAAGAGGAGTGCCAATGGG GGAGCCAGTGGTGGGTCAAAGAACGGAGACGACGATGATGAGGAGGTTCTTGATGAAGAAACCCTGCGTCGGGACCAGGTTGTGAAGGGGGCAATAGAAGTCCTCATCCGAGAGTATGCAAGTGAGCTCAATGCTCCCTCGCAGGACCCTGACAGTCAACCTCGCAACAAGAAGcggaaagagaagaaagaggag GATATCAATGCCATGGAGATGGAGGATGACAAGAGAGACTTGATTTCCAGAGAGATCAGTAAATTCCGGGACACACACAAG AAACTTgaggaggaaaaaggaaagaaagaaaaggagcgACTGGAGATCGAgagggaaaggagagagagggacaaagaGCGGGAGCGCGAGAGGGAGCGCCGCGACCgcgagaaagagaaggaaagggagagagagagggacaaggAACGGGAAAGAGACCGAGATCGCGACCGCGAGCGTGAGAGAGATCGCGAACGGGAGAGGACGaaggagcgagagagggagcgggagagggagaggagtcGAGACGTCAGTGAAGATCGCAGCAGATCGAG AGAGAGGACTAGAGACGATAAAAAACGAGACCGTGAAGAAGATGAGGAAGACGTGTACGAACGGAGGAGACTCGAGAGGAGGCTTAGAGACAAGGAGGCGGCTTACCAAGAA cgCCTCAAAAACTGGGAGATCCGGGAGAGGAAGAAGTCTCGTGACTACAGCAAAGAAACGGAGCGGGAGGACGAGAGGCGTCGTGAAACG ATGAAAGAAGCCAAAAGGCTGAAAGAATTCCTTGAAGATTATGACGACGACAGAGACGACCCAAAATACTACAG GGGCAGCGCTTTGCAGAAGCGACTTCGTGACCGAGAAAAGGAGACAGAATTGGACGAGCGAGAccggaagagagagaaagaggagctggaggaaatCAGACAGAGGCTTCTGGCTGAAGGTCACCCTGACCCTGATGCTGAGCTGCAGAGG atggaggaggaggcagagcgcAGACGGCAGCCTCCTCTGAAGCTTGAACCCGAGGAGGAAGTGCACCACGAGAAGGCTCCCAAGGATCGGGAGCGTGAGCGGGAGAAGAGAGGGTCGGGAAGGCCCGCGGAGCCGATGCCTCGAGCCCCCCCGCAGCATTcggatgatgatgaagatgatgtagaggaaggggaggaggacgACTACCACGATGGTGAGGACTCACAAGAGGCCAAGCCGCAACTCAAACCCATCATGCGGCCAATCACAACTGCTCCCTCGGTGTCGTCTGCCAGTGGGAACGCGACTCCAAACACACCCGGCAACGAATCTCCCTGCGGCATCATCATTCCCGGCGAAAACTCACCTGAGGTCCAACCTCCAGAGGAGCATCGGCCCAAGATTGGTCTCAGTCTCAAACTGG GTGCCACCAACAGTCCCAGCCAGCTCAGCGTCGTAAAGCGAAAGAAGCTGGCGACCGTGGAAAGTGTTTTCAACAAGTTTGATGACGAGGAGGCCGATGAGCAGCCTCGCAAAAGGAAACTGGTTCCCCTGGACTACGGTGATGACGACAAGAGTCTGGGGCTGGATGGGGCGGAAATTCCAGGGGCCAAAGGCAGCattaacacagaggagaaacgcAAGCACATAAAGAGCCTTATTGAGAAGATCCCCACGGCCAGGCCGGAGCTCTTCTCCTACCCTCTGGACTGGACCATGGTCGACTCG ACTCTTATGGATCGCCGCATTAAACCGTGGATCAATAAGAAGATTATTGAATACATCGGCGAGGAGGAAGCCACGCTGGTTGATTTTGTCTGTTCAAAG GTGATGGCACACAGCACCCCTCAGGGTATTCTTGATGATGTTGCTATG GTTCTTGATGAAGAAGCAGAAGTCTTCATAGTAAAAATGTGGAGGCTGTTGATATATGAAACAGAAGCAAAGAAGATCGGACTGGTGAAATGA